The following are encoded together in the Vidua macroura isolate BioBank_ID:100142 chromosome 6, ASM2450914v1, whole genome shotgun sequence genome:
- the POLR2L gene encoding DNA-directed RNA polymerases I, II, and III subunit RPABC5: protein MIIPVRCFTCGKIVGNKWEAYLGLLQAEYTEGDALDALGLKRYCCRRMLLAHVDLIEKLLNYAPLEK, encoded by the exons ATGATCATCCCGGTCAGGTGCTTCACGTGCGGCAAAATAGTGGGGAACAAGTGGGAAGCCTACCTTGGCCTTCTGCAGGCGGAGTACACGGAAGG AGATGCCCTGGATGCCCTTGGCTTGAAGAGATACTGCTGCCGCAGAATGCTCCTTGCCCATGTGGATCTGATTGAGAAGCTTTTGAATTATGCACCCCTGGAGAAATGA